DNA sequence from the Callospermophilus lateralis isolate mCalLat2 chromosome 2, mCalLat2.hap1, whole genome shotgun sequence genome:
GTCAAATTATTTCAATGCTGCCTCTATGGCAGCCATAACTTAGTGGTAATAACTTAAGAATGACATTCAGTGCCAAAGTGACAGAGTGTATTTTACATACTTGCTTGAAAAATAGTGGTTAAATATGGATAATTCCAGCACGTCTCTAACATTCTTATTTATGGTGTAGGTTTATAGACAAGACATGAAAAATGAggactggatttttaaaaaaataaaaatatatcaggAATTCTAACTTAATAAATAGTGCATGCTAAGGAATGACCAGGATGTTGTTGAGTGTATATTAATCAGCCTTCCTTAGGAATTAGTTGCAAGACTAAGGAAAGTGACATAAAATGGAAGGGGAATCCTGAATCAGGATCAATCTGAGTCATCAAGTAGAAtataagttatgttcaaaagaaaAGGGAAGCCAAACACCatggcacacacatgtaatcccagcagcttgagaagctgaggtgggaggatcccaagttcaaagccagcctcagcaaaagtgaggctctaagtgactcagtgagaccctgtctctaaataaaatacaaaatagggctggggatatggttcagtggccaagagcccctgagttcaacccctggtaccaaaaaaagggaAAAGTAAGCAAATATCCATTTCCCTTGAAACTACCAAAACTCTTTCAAGATAGTTAAGCATCATGCATGAATTGGCTTCCACTCAAAAGGAGCAGGAGAAGAACATCGTTCCTATCTGTTCCCACTGGGATCCAGTCTTTCAGTTGTTATTTAATTTTGATGGGGAAGTAGTTGAATCAACTTTCCCAGACATGACTCTGGTTGAATTGGTTGAAATACACACCTGGAATTTCTGAATTTTAGCACAGTATTGATTTCCTCTGCACTGTGAGCTCCATGCAATTAGCAGTCCTGTGTATCTCATGCACCACCGATTCACTTGCCCATAGACAAATGACTGACAGGCTGTAACATTTAATGTGTGTCCGTTCACAAGGGTTTGATCCCACTAGGCAAGTCATGCttcagggttttgttttgtttttcctactCATATACATGTTGTGGCTTCCTGCTGGTTGTTTCCTGCCTCTGCTGTTGCTTCTGGACTCCATAGCTTTCCATCCATCAGGGCTTTTCTGAGTCTTCTCCAGAAGATGTGGCGCCCCAGGACGCTGTCCTCCCATTCCAGGTAAGTGTTCCTGCTGAGTAGGCGGTACAACTCCACCTGCTGCCGGAGCAGGGACTTCTCCACCTTCTGCAGGACGATGAAAATGATGCCAGCGTGGCTGCTCAGGAACTGCCAGGTCTGAGCAATCTCATATTCAAAGATACACCAGCGGCTCTGGATGAAGTGCTGAGAGACCACCACTATGACCTTCCGGCTTTTATGGAAACCTTCCTGGATGATGTTGGCTGCAATAGCCACACCAGGAATAAAGTCTCTGTAGTGGAGGCAGAGCTGAAAGGGGGGTACCCCTTCTTCTAAATTCTTTACCAATTCATTCCTCACCCAGTCCTCATCCTGGCTTGAGTAGATCACAAAAGCATCATAGGTGCTTTCGCCTCTGCCATACTTTTTGCAACCAGCAAAaagcatcaagtgaaaatagaacTTGTAGACCAGAAACACTATCACAGATACCACCAGCACACTCAATACCGACACGCTGATAATGGTCTTCTTTATTTGACAGGTGTCATTCTTAAAACTCAGCGCAGGCATGCCCTGTAGATCTGAAGGGGTTGCACACACCAGTTTTTCAGCCTCCACCAAGGATCTCCTCTGGTCCTGTATCCACTGCAGGAAATGCTGGTGTTCACAAGTACAAGCAAGTACGTTCTGAGTTAGATTTATGGTTACATTAATTGGAAAATGCTGTAGTTCTTGCCCTCTGGAAGATTTTATGCTATTAAAACTGCAGTCCAGAACCTCGAGGGAGTAGAGAGGTTTATAAGCAAGTTCATCCAACAAAAACAGGTTGTTGTGACTCATATTTAGGAACTTAAGTTCAGGGAGAGTGTCAAAGGCTTTCTCAGACACCCTTTCCAGTTGACATTTGGAAAGATCCAGGTAAGTCAAGTTTCTCATGTTTGTGAAGATATCTGGAAGGAGGTTGTCCTCAAAAGAATTGCCGGCCATTTTTAGGATTTGGAGACTGACCAAGCCATTGAAGATGCCATGGAAGGCCACCTGGATTTTAGTGTAAGAAATATCAAGGTAGTGGAGTTTGCTGAGCGACAAGAATACCGAAAACTCGTTGATCTTTTTCAAAGTGGAATACTGAAAATGCAGATATTCTAGTTGTTCCAAGCCCATGAAGTTTACAGTCATTGTAATAACCCCATTGAAGCTCAGATCTAAGTACTTCAGACTGGTTGTTCCAAAGTGATAATGAGAACAGCAACTCTTAAAGCTCATGTCATTTCCACTGAGATCTAGATGCTCAAGTCTTGGCGCTTCAAGTTCTCCAAAATTGTCTAAATCTTTGTTGGCAATGCAAGTAAATCTTTTGAGAGATGGGAGCACTATCTTAGGAAATTGTTTAAATTGACACTTCACCAGTTCTAAAGTTTGCCAGTTGAAGCCTGTAGAAATTTCTTCTACCCTATTCAAATTCAGGCTTACCAGAGACATTGCAGAAACATTTGCCAAACAACTCAGTAAGTCAGTAACATCTCTTGCCAAATTATCTATATATGCTAACCGGAATTCCTCAATGGTCAAATTGCATAGTTCTTCCAGGACAGATTTATCAACCATTTccacatttctttcatttttaaattctcCCAGAACCAAGCGATGAACTTCTAAACCAGCCAGACCTTGAATACATGTTTTCATTACATTTTTACTATGAAAATTGCTTCTCAAAATCAGTTCATGGAGCCTAATTTCTTTAAAGGCACCGGGTTGGATGAAATCTATTGGGTTCAGAGACAGGTCTAAAGAGAGATTGAGTAAGGGCATTTTGTGTAGAGCCTCCAAGtccatattgaaaatattttgaatcttgtTACTGGAGAGGTCCAAGTGCTTCAGGTTTGGCAGGTTAGAAAAATATTCAGGTAACTTGAAGGAATGAATAAGATTGTGAGCCACATTAAGCTTCTCCAAGTTTGTGAGATGTTCAATAGGGAAATTTCCTAGAGAGGCCAATTTTGTCTCCACAGCCACCAGTGTCCTTAAACTTGATAGTCCATGAAAGGCTCCTGCGCCTAAACTCTGGATAGGATTTCCTGTCAATATCAAGGTAGAAAGGTTGTATAAGCCCTCATATGCATCATCTTCAATAGTCTGAATTTCACACCTACACAGGGAAAAGAGACAGTTTATGTAATATTTCtgctgaataaaaattaaaaatagaataacaATCTCAGTCACCCAGTGCTTCCTCCAGATGTGATCGACATCGTATGATTTGGCAGAGGCACAGGCATGAAGCAGGGCCCATCACGATGGTACAAGCACCCAAGAAGGTCCACAGATTCAGTATTTTCACATTGACTACAATTGTGAGCCCTTTTTATTACTCTAAGCACACATGCTGAGAAGAGACAGCAAACCCTTCAGAAGAAAATCAATGAAAGATCAATAATTGAGGCACATGAAGATGGTGCACTTGATAGAGTATGTCATAATCACCTTAGATCAGGTTTGGCCATTTCTTGCTGCACATGATTGTAATTATACATTTGATTGGTAGAGAGGATAGGAGTAGTTTTTAGTTGTTAGTCATGATAAATGAATGGTGAATGTCaatttcaaaattataaataatcacACCCAAGTGTCATGGTATCTTTAATGTTTATGAAAAGTTCTGCACATATGACAGCAAGATATTTGAAAGTTTCCATCATCCCAGGTGAATATTAATAACAGGAGTTTGGGGGTGGTTTTGTGGAAGGAAAAGAAAGTGTCCTAGGAGAACCCACATCAAGGAACTGACCTAGACTAGAGGAATCAAAGCAGGCTTTTCTAAGAATATGTAAACTGAAATTTGACTGCTGAATAAGAGTTAATAGGAAAAAATATGGTGATGTGCACAGCAGATTCAAAAATCCCAAGGTTTGATACATAGAAGGTCTATGAAAAATAGTCTGTAGCTGCAATGCAGAGAAGGTAAGGTAAAATGGAGTTGTGAAGAAAGGGGGGTTTCCAGATAAGGCAGGAGCTTATGAGTCAGGTAAAACATTTTGAATTTCATCCTGAAAGAGATGGAAGCCATGCTACCTAGAATCTTCATCCAGATATCCCAGAGACAGAGCTTCCATGCAGCCCCAAACCAGAAAGCATGTGAGCCACCCCTGCTAGCCATGTAGGTGTCTGCCAGTCACAGCTAATAGGCAAGTCCTCTCCTGAGTTACATTTACAGTGTCCCCACCTGCCCTATGCCCTCAGGTGGTTCATTAGTCATAAAAACATTTTAGTACCAACTTTTGTTATTTACTGGTAAATGCATAGAGAGTGGTCAAAAGAACCAGGAAGAGAAGTCAAGACAGTGGAATTTGGGTGCCCCTGTCGCCCTCCTTGACTGCAGGAGCTTGAGAACTCATCGCACTTCTAATTGAGGCACCTAAACTTGATTATTTCCCATGTTTCTTCTTGCAGTTGTATGATTTCGTGATTCATAGTCTTATGTATATGGTGATGTATATATCAGGCAAGAGTGAAAGGTCCCTATCTCACTCCACATGGCTCACTGCTTTGCACAGGTAATGTTTAGAGGGAAAAAACACTTGGATGGAAGAGATGTGAACCTGAATTTCTGTTATGTTGAAACAAGCCATGTGAATGCAAGTAAGTCACATAAACCCTTCAAACCTCAGTTCCCTCATCTATAAAAGAAGGAAATACATGTGTATTTTGTTAGAAGATAATTTGATTTACTAGATGTAAGCATTGTATAAACAAGCAATGACACCTGTTTTCTATTGTCTGTCCTTCTGTCTATTCAGAATTTCCAAAAGACTGACCAGAGAGGAAGCTGGCCCCTTCCTAAGCACATGTCTAAGTCTTCTGAGGAAAGTTCCTTGGGTGTGTGTTGGATCAAAGATGAATCACATGGGACATTTTTTGATTAAAAATTACTTCTTGTTTTCAAAAAAAGGAGGAGCTTGGTAGGTCTACTTCCAAACAAAATTCTCATTTGGAAAACCAAAAGGTAGTATCTAATGAGATGATGTGATGATGGTATCTTATACTTTAAAAATACACTATAAGGCTTTAAAACAGCATGCTGATACTCATTACTACAGGTGGCCCTGAAGGGTAAGCTTCAGCATTTCCATTTAATGAATATGAAAGCTGAAAGTCAGAATGATGCAGTGACATGCCTCAGGTCACATGGTCGTATATGTGGAGGAGGACATGACCGAGGTATTCCTACACCCATGAGGCTCTACTCTCTATGCCACTGTCTTTAAAATACTCCATTCCTCCTCTGTCTGGCTCTCCCCATACCTAAGTGAGAGGATAAAACCACAACGAGTTTCTCTCTTTTCTATGGAAGTATCTTCCTGGAAGGGGATTTCTCATTTCATGACCTCAGTCTTTCTCAGGAACTTAGATAataatttaaacataaaatttttgtttttatacagATCATAGAGAATATAGTACTTTATCAATTTCAAATTGTGAATGAGTTCCCTGATGATGAGAACGCTTCCAAAAAGCAATTAcctggtatgaaaaaaaaaaaagaataacaactTCACTTTTCCCCCCAAAATGGTATACTTTTGTGCTTCAGAGAAGGAAATCTTGGTCACCATTTCTCCATCTACagaaaatgtttttgtttgtcCTTCACATCTTTCTCCTGAATTACTTGTTTCTTGCTAATCCCCCACCCTGCACCCTACTTTCAATATCTCTGAAATTATCTGAATCCCATTCGGTTCATAAAATGTCTCTTGACTGCCCACCACAGAGAAGCCCCTGTTCTGAGCAACTCCAATTGCTACCCATATTTGCATTTAATTTATTACCTGTTGTCATAGTTCATTATCCTTATCTCAGTTTCAAAATCAAAAAGAGTCAGAATTAGAATTTATTCAATGTCTATTAAACACTCACCAACTTGACTAGAACTTCAACAGATTCACTCTTTTAAGAGGATGTGCTCTATTTACTAATGGGCTGTATGTTATATATATCCACCAACAATTGTTTCCTAGCAGGAGGTAGGACATAGGAGGGTAGGTCAAAATAAAAGTGCCGATGAAAGAGTTTGAGTTAATTTTCTCTCCTGacttagaaaaaaatatgaaggtAGAACTAACTGTCCTTCTCCTacattcatatataaatacatgaccagtgaaactccacatcatgcaaGAATAGGATCATAATTAGAatgagttatactccatgtatgtataatgtgtcaaaatacactctactcctCTGTGTATatcttaaaagaatatataaaacaacaacaaggTGGAAAAAAATGGTTTCATAAAAgtgcccatttcacagatgaggaaacagagaccTGGAAAATGGAGGTGGCTTGTCCAAGCTTCCACAGTGAAACACCTGTTGAAagaatgaataagtgaataaaGGCGAgacttcaccaaccaggcttcctgGTTCAAGACTGAAGTGATCACCTCAACTTCAACAGTATGGAATATCTTATTCATTACCTGGATAAATCCAGCACCTCCAGTTCTGGGAAACTGGAGAAGCTGTGACTTTCTATGCTCTTCAAGGGGTTGAAACTCAGGTCCAGATTCTTGGCTGAGGAAGGGATGCTGTtggggattttggagagattcagCTCCATGCATTGGTACGTAACATTAGGCTCCACCTGCAAGATCACACATTAGATGCAGTGTCTTACTAAATGCACTCCAAACTGCCCTATCCTACAAGCAGAAGATCCAGACAGATTTCTTctattcatctatccattcattcactcacaCTCATTCATTTATCCACTCGTTTCATACTTATGTCTTCCTCTAGGTCATGAAGAGTTCCTCCTATGTACTCAGTGTTCTAGTCTCTTTTTCAACAGTGACAGCTTTAAGTGAGAAGCAGTGGAATCAGTGGACAAGGACTCTGAGGTCCAAAAGCTCTAGGTTTCATACCACTCTACCATGTGATTTGAGgtgaggttttttaaaaaatggtaaatCTCACTTATCATATTTAAAATTCAGGTATTAAAATACCTTGTATCATTCTAACTATGACCTCCATTGTGTACAGCTGTAAGGATACTGCCAATCAAGATGTCTAGATGAAGCCAGGCTtgatagtgcatgcctataatcccagtggctcaggaagctgaggcaggaggatccaagttcaaagccaacctcagcaaaagccaggcactaagcaattcagtgagaccctgtctctaaataaaatgcaaaatagagctGATAATGTGGTTCAGTGAGTTTAATCCcctgtaccacaaaaaaaaaaaaagatgtccagAGGTCCTCTATCACCAGGTTTTTGACAATGGTATTCTCTCCCTTGGTTCTTTGATGGTTAGCAAAATGATGCAGAAATGAGGGGGGGGATGAGTCTATTAAATAAGGTCAGGTGCTTTTTCCAATTTTGATTCTTGAGCTGGTTTCTATTCTACTTTTCCACATTCTTGTAAGTCTTATTCTCTAACCACCCATCTAATTTCAGAATTCTCTGATTTTCTCCAACAAAATTCTCTGCTTAAGCCAGCCAGCTCTGGTGTTCTGTTTTTAAAACCAGTAGAATCTGTTCAaaggattaaataagataaaGTATTTAGAGAGCTTTTCTAAAAG
Encoded proteins:
- the Tlr4 gene encoding toll-like receptor 4 isoform X3; protein product: MHGAESLQNPQQHPFLSQESGPEFQPLEEHRKSQLLQFPRTGGAGFIQVFHCGSLDKPPPFSRCEIQTIEDDAYEGLYNLSTLILTGNPIQSLGAGAFHGLSSLRTLVAVETKLASLGNFPIEHLTNLEKLNVAHNLIHSFKLPEYFSNLPNLKHLDLSSNKIQNIFNMDLEALHKMPLLNLSLDLSLNPIDFIQPGAFKEIRLHELILRSNFHSKNVMKTCIQGLAGLEVHRLVLGEFKNERNVEMVDKSVLEELCNLTIEEFRLAYIDNLARDVTDLLSCLANVSAMSLVSLNLNRVEEISTGFNWQTLELVKCQFKQFPKIVLPSLKRFTCIANKDLDNFGELEAPRLEHLDLSGNDMSFKSCCSHYHFGTTSLKYLDLSFNGVITMTVNFMGLEQLEYLHFQYSTLKKINEFSVFLSLSKLHYLDISYTKIQVAFHGIFNGLVSLQILKMAGNSFEDNLLPDIFTNMRNLTYLDLSKCQLERVSEKAFDTLPELKFLNMSHNNLFLLDELAYKPLYSLEVLDCSFNSIKSSRGQELQHFPINVTINLTQNVLACTCEHQHFLQWIQDQRRSLVEAEKLVCATPSDLQGMPALSFKNDTCQIKKTIISVSVLSVLVVSVIVFLVYKFYFHLMLFAGCKKYGRGESTYDAFVIYSSQDEDWVRNELVKNLEEGVPPFQLCLHYRDFIPGVAIAANIIQEGFHKSRKVIVVVSQHFIQSRWCIFEYEIAQTWQFLSSHAGIIFIVLQKVEKSLLRQQVELYRLLSRNTYLEWEDSVLGRHIFWRRLRKALMDGKLWSPEATAEAGNNQQEATTCI
- the Tlr4 gene encoding toll-like receptor 4 isoform X2, whose translation is MIPPRSLAGTLIPAMAFLSCLRPESWEPCVEVEPNVTYQCMELNLSKIPNSIPSSAKNLDLSFNPLKSIESHSFSSFPELEVLDLSRCFTVEAWTSHLHFPGNPIQSLGAGAFHGLSSLRTLVAVETKLASLGNFPIEHLTNLEKLNVAHNLIHSFKLPEYFSNLPNLKHLDLSSNKIQNIFNMDLEALHKMPLLNLSLDLSLNPIDFIQPGAFKEIRLHELILRSNFHSKNVMKTCIQGLAGLEVHRLVLGEFKNERNVEMVDKSVLEELCNLTIEEFRLAYIDNLARDVTDLLSCLANVSAMSLVSLNLNRVEEISTGFNWQTLELVKCQFKQFPKIVLPSLKRFTCIANKDLDNFGELEAPRLEHLDLSGNDMSFKSCCSHYHFGTTSLKYLDLSFNGVITMTVNFMGLEQLEYLHFQYSTLKKINEFSVFLSLSKLHYLDISYTKIQVAFHGIFNGLVSLQILKMAGNSFEDNLLPDIFTNMRNLTYLDLSKCQLERVSEKAFDTLPELKFLNMSHNNLFLLDELAYKPLYSLEVLDCSFNSIKSSRGQELQHFPINVTINLTQNVLACTCEHQHFLQWIQDQRRSLVEAEKLVCATPSDLQGMPALSFKNDTCQIKKTIISVSVLSVLVVSVIVFLVYKFYFHLMLFAGCKKYGRGESTYDAFVIYSSQDEDWVRNELVKNLEEGVPPFQLCLHYRDFIPGVAIAANIIQEGFHKSRKVIVVVSQHFIQSRWCIFEYEIAQTWQFLSSHAGIIFIVLQKVEKSLLRQQVELYRLLSRNTYLEWEDSVLGRHIFWRRLRKALMDGKLWSPEATAEAGNNQQEATTCI
- the Tlr4 gene encoding toll-like receptor 4 isoform X1, with the translated sequence MIPPRSLAGTLIPAMAFLSCLRPESWEPCVEVEPNVTYQCMELNLSKIPNSIPSSAKNLDLSFNPLKSIESHSFSSFPELEVLDLSRCEIQTIEDDAYEGLYNLSTLILTGNPIQSLGAGAFHGLSSLRTLVAVETKLASLGNFPIEHLTNLEKLNVAHNLIHSFKLPEYFSNLPNLKHLDLSSNKIQNIFNMDLEALHKMPLLNLSLDLSLNPIDFIQPGAFKEIRLHELILRSNFHSKNVMKTCIQGLAGLEVHRLVLGEFKNERNVEMVDKSVLEELCNLTIEEFRLAYIDNLARDVTDLLSCLANVSAMSLVSLNLNRVEEISTGFNWQTLELVKCQFKQFPKIVLPSLKRFTCIANKDLDNFGELEAPRLEHLDLSGNDMSFKSCCSHYHFGTTSLKYLDLSFNGVITMTVNFMGLEQLEYLHFQYSTLKKINEFSVFLSLSKLHYLDISYTKIQVAFHGIFNGLVSLQILKMAGNSFEDNLLPDIFTNMRNLTYLDLSKCQLERVSEKAFDTLPELKFLNMSHNNLFLLDELAYKPLYSLEVLDCSFNSIKSSRGQELQHFPINVTINLTQNVLACTCEHQHFLQWIQDQRRSLVEAEKLVCATPSDLQGMPALSFKNDTCQIKKTIISVSVLSVLVVSVIVFLVYKFYFHLMLFAGCKKYGRGESTYDAFVIYSSQDEDWVRNELVKNLEEGVPPFQLCLHYRDFIPGVAIAANIIQEGFHKSRKVIVVVSQHFIQSRWCIFEYEIAQTWQFLSSHAGIIFIVLQKVEKSLLRQQVELYRLLSRNTYLEWEDSVLGRHIFWRRLRKALMDGKLWSPEATAEAGNNQQEATTCI